In one Novosphingopyxis iocasae genomic region, the following are encoded:
- a CDS encoding SDR family NAD(P)-dependent oxidoreductase: protein MTKSAIIIGASGGIGAALVETLRDEDEYQVTALARSFEGDAHIDITDEASVAAAAERCAPMKPELIILATGLLHEGERGPEKALRDLDGDWLARTFAVNAIGPALVAKHFLPIMKDSGITRFAALSARVGSISDNRLGGWYGYRASKAALNQVIRTLAIEWRRKNERSIVVGLHPGTVDTALSEPFQGNVPKGKLFSADRAAVQLLDVLDDLKPGDSGRVFAWDGEEIAP from the coding sequence ATGACCAAGTCCGCCATCATCATCGGCGCGTCCGGCGGGATCGGGGCAGCCCTGGTCGAGACCCTTCGCGACGAAGACGAGTACCAGGTCACCGCCCTCGCCCGCTCCTTCGAAGGCGATGCGCATATCGATATTACCGACGAAGCGAGCGTGGCCGCCGCCGCCGAGCGATGCGCTCCAATGAAACCGGAACTGATCATTCTCGCCACCGGGCTGCTCCACGAGGGCGAGCGGGGTCCGGAAAAGGCGCTGCGCGATCTCGACGGCGACTGGCTTGCCCGTACTTTCGCCGTCAACGCCATCGGCCCCGCGCTGGTGGCCAAGCATTTCCTGCCGATCATGAAGGACAGTGGCATCACCCGCTTCGCCGCACTGTCCGCCCGCGTCGGCAGCATTTCGGACAATCGGCTGGGCGGCTGGTACGGCTACCGCGCTTCCAAGGCCGCGCTCAATCAGGTGATCCGTACCCTCGCGATCGAATGGCGGCGCAAGAATGAGCGCTCAATAGTGGTCGGCCTGCATCCGGGTACAGTCGACACGGCGTTGTCCGAACCGTTTCAGGGCAATGTGCCGAAGGGCAAGCTTTTCTCCGCCGATCGCGCGGCGGTGCAGCTGCTCGATGTGCTGGACGATCTGAAGCCCGGTGACAGCGGCCGTGTCTTCGCCTGGGACGGCGAAGAGATTGCGCCATGA
- the yaaA gene encoding peroxide stress protein YaaA, with the protein MLALLSPAKTLDYDSELPPHDVAAPRLESKTGRLVSAASNLTKDRIGEIMKISDKLADLNYQRYRHFDDQPERAAIYAFAGDVYNGFEAKSLEPEAIAFAQDHVRILSGLYGLLRPLDAIRPYRLEMGTRWAPRYDKLTDFWGKTIADLLADDLDAEGSGTIINLASNEYYAAVEGSRTVRAARVIAIDFREDGPKGLRFNSFAAKQARGMMARYICEHRLEKPEELKGFDSDGYRYVDDGSEEHSWRFVRAAE; encoded by the coding sequence ATGCTAGCACTCCTCTCTCCCGCCAAGACGCTCGATTATGACAGCGAGCTTCCGCCGCATGACGTAGCCGCGCCGCGGCTCGAATCCAAGACCGGGCGACTGGTCTCCGCCGCCTCCAACCTGACCAAGGACAGGATCGGCGAGATCATGAAGATTTCGGACAAGCTCGCCGACCTCAATTATCAGCGCTATCGCCATTTCGACGATCAGCCCGAACGCGCCGCGATCTACGCCTTTGCGGGAGACGTCTATAACGGGTTCGAGGCGAAAAGCCTGGAGCCGGAGGCGATTGCCTTCGCTCAAGACCATGTGCGAATCCTGTCCGGTCTCTACGGCCTCCTGCGCCCGCTCGACGCGATCCGGCCATATCGGCTGGAAATGGGGACGCGCTGGGCACCGCGATACGACAAGCTCACCGATTTCTGGGGCAAGACCATCGCCGATCTGCTCGCCGACGATCTTGACGCCGAAGGATCGGGCACGATCATCAATCTCGCCAGCAACGAATATTATGCCGCGGTCGAAGGGTCGCGCACGGTACGGGCGGCCCGCGTGATCGCGATCGATTTTCGAGAGGACGGGCCGAAAGGCCTGCGCTTCAACAGCTTCGCCGCCAAGCAGGCACGCGGCATGATGGCGCGTTATATCTGCGAGCATCGGCTGGAAAAGCCGGAAGAGCTGAAGGGCTTCGACAGCGACGGCTACCGGTACGTGGACGACGGCAGCGAGGAGCATAGCTGGCGCTTCGTCCGGGCGGCAGAATAA
- a CDS encoding tetratricopeptide repeat protein, translating to MKRISHRKLALALAAGSMMAMAPGAAQAAPKKKAQQEEQRVPAPTKAYAEGYNSVVKPLQAGDLAAAKTAFDASVGSATAPNDMYWAGNLALQLGGKLNDQALQRRGINMVLDSGLASPEEKSRYSFFEGQFAYQAKDYARAAEMLQQAYDAGYRDNNIAAVMAEAYNNAGDNATALKWLNTAIENQKASGQAVDQNWYKRGAALALQAKNNAAASDWLGRLVSAYPTATNWRDTLIVYRDGANLTTPENLDLMRLMRQVGALKSERDYGEYIEALDPRRFPGEVVAVIDEAGSNGLSNSTFLNEQRGIAQGNIAADKAGLPSAAKDARTAANGKIAASTADAYMGYGDYAKAADLYSVALEKGGVDADMIHTRRGIALAEMGDKAAALAEFDMVNGGNRAAIANYWKLYLNNGVSAEAAATAS from the coding sequence ATGAAACGCATTTCTCACAGGAAGCTCGCCTTGGCGCTAGCTGCCGGTTCGATGATGGCGATGGCCCCCGGCGCCGCGCAGGCCGCGCCGAAGAAAAAGGCGCAGCAGGAGGAACAGCGCGTTCCTGCGCCCACCAAAGCATATGCCGAAGGCTATAATAGCGTCGTGAAGCCGCTGCAGGCGGGTGACCTCGCTGCTGCGAAGACCGCGTTCGATGCAAGCGTCGGCTCGGCTACCGCGCCGAACGATATGTATTGGGCGGGCAATCTCGCCCTCCAGCTTGGTGGAAAGCTGAACGATCAGGCGCTCCAGCGCCGTGGCATCAACATGGTGCTCGATAGCGGTCTGGCCAGCCCGGAGGAGAAGAGCCGCTATTCTTTCTTCGAAGGCCAGTTTGCCTATCAGGCCAAGGATTATGCCCGCGCCGCGGAGATGCTGCAGCAGGCCTATGACGCTGGTTATCGCGACAACAATATCGCCGCGGTCATGGCAGAAGCCTATAATAACGCCGGCGATAATGCGACCGCGCTGAAGTGGCTCAACACGGCGATCGAGAATCAGAAGGCTTCCGGTCAGGCGGTCGATCAAAATTGGTACAAGCGTGGTGCCGCACTGGCATTGCAGGCCAAGAACAACGCGGCGGCTAGTGATTGGCTCGGCCGGCTCGTTTCCGCCTATCCGACGGCGACCAACTGGCGCGATACGCTGATCGTCTATCGCGATGGCGCGAACCTGACGACGCCGGAGAATCTCGATCTCATGCGTCTGATGCGTCAGGTTGGTGCGCTGAAGAGCGAGCGCGATTATGGCGAATATATTGAAGCACTTGATCCGCGCCGGTTCCCTGGTGAGGTTGTCGCGGTGATCGATGAAGCCGGTTCCAACGGTCTCAGCAACAGCACCTTCCTGAACGAGCAGCGCGGAATCGCGCAGGGAAATATCGCCGCCGACAAGGCGGGGCTTCCGTCTGCCGCCAAGGACGCGCGCACGGCGGCCAACGGCAAGATCGCGGCCTCCACCGCGGACGCTTATATGGGCTATGGCGACTACGCCAAGGCTGCCGATCTTTATTCGGTTGCTCTAGAAAAGGGCGGTGTTGACGCCGACATGATCCATACGCGCCGCGGCATCGCGCTCGCCGAAATGGGTGACAAGGCGGCTGCCCTCGCCGAGTTCGACATGGTGAACGGCGGCAACCGCGCAGCGATCGCCAATTATTGGAAGCTCTATCTGAACAATGGTGTTTCGGCGGAGGCGGCGGCAACCGCCAGCTGA
- a CDS encoding Lrp/AsnC family transcriptional regulator, translating into MATIHLDDIDMKLLAELQKNGRMTNVELAQRVGLTAPPCLRRMRALEKAGVIKAYHAHIDPAQLGYSITVFAMVSLKSQAEEDLRAFEEHVRALPEVRECHMLNGEIDFILKIVSHDLQSFQQLLTGKLTSAPNVSSVKTSLTIRTVKDMPGVPIPAEAE; encoded by the coding sequence ATGGCTACAATCCATCTTGACGACATAGATATGAAGCTTCTTGCCGAGCTTCAGAAAAACGGTCGCATGACCAATGTGGAGCTGGCGCAGCGCGTCGGCTTAACCGCCCCGCCCTGCCTGCGCCGCATGCGCGCGCTGGAAAAGGCAGGCGTCATCAAGGCCTATCATGCGCATATAGACCCCGCTCAGTTGGGCTATTCGATCACCGTCTTCGCCATGGTTAGCCTGAAGAGTCAGGCCGAGGAAGATCTGCGCGCATTTGAAGAGCATGTCCGCGCGCTGCCTGAAGTGCGCGAGTGCCACATGCTGAACGGTGAGATTGATTTCATCCTGAAGATCGTCAGCCACGATCTGCAAAGCTTCCAGCAACTGCTTACCGGCAAGCTGACGAGCGCACCCAATGTCTCCAGCGTAAAGACCTCGCTGACCATCCGTACGGTGAAGGATATGCCCGGCGTTCCGATCCCGGCCGAAGCCGAATAG
- a CDS encoding histidine kinase dimerization/phospho-acceptor domain-containing protein, producing MRYDDRLKTALSGQQTGQAAVQWRQLIDLLAQSPAGQDQTDVAIGLARLRHLHEGTSEAVRAQSVRALSGRLRSAPLVRFLCSDKPAVAAEAVRSARLTDEEWAAMVPGLPTRARGFLRQRDDIGPATARALSAWTHADFVLQDDRAERRNVDRTEAEEPAVKPAVLRAAQEATSEAGSSAESPSQISALVDRIRRFQEQRERAEAPQLPLEGGSAPEPAPSAERFTFETDARGLIREAEGVPIGAVAGVSIAQEAYEDDPGPDAFAAAAFRQRMPISGARMRLTGAPMVSGDWRIHAGPMFDDRDGRFLGFKGMMRRPHAADDATITVRGTEDSGSDQMRQLVHELRTPLNAIIGFAEIIEQQLFGPVSSAYRALATSILDDARRLLSGFDDLDLAARLETGRLDEDEGTTEAGWLLNRMADRLRTLTDMRGVSLHLRKAETVRAFALGQQSAERIATRLVSALVIGCERGERIDCVIRTRIGMEPVNFIDISRPKRLAGKTEEELLSTESGADEAGEPLLGLGFSLRLVRNLAQAAGGDLRFEEDSLLLRLPAVKERLGREGAGRLD from the coding sequence TTGCGCTACGACGACCGCCTGAAGACAGCGCTGAGCGGCCAGCAAACCGGTCAGGCCGCAGTCCAGTGGCGTCAGCTGATCGATCTGCTGGCGCAGAGCCCTGCCGGGCAGGACCAGACGGACGTCGCGATCGGCTTGGCCCGCTTGCGTCACCTGCATGAAGGGACGAGCGAGGCGGTGCGCGCGCAGAGCGTCCGCGCCCTTTCCGGCCGCCTTCGCTCCGCCCCGTTGGTGCGCTTTCTCTGTTCGGATAAGCCCGCCGTAGCCGCTGAAGCCGTGCGCTCTGCTCGGCTGACGGATGAGGAATGGGCCGCGATGGTTCCCGGCCTTCCGACGCGCGCGCGGGGATTTCTGCGCCAGCGCGACGATATCGGGCCAGCCACGGCACGGGCGTTGAGCGCATGGACCCATGCCGATTTCGTCTTGCAGGATGACCGGGCCGAGCGGCGCAACGTCGATCGAACTGAAGCTGAGGAGCCGGCGGTGAAGCCCGCCGTCCTGCGTGCAGCGCAAGAAGCGACATCCGAAGCCGGTTCGAGCGCCGAGAGCCCATCCCAGATCAGCGCGCTGGTCGATCGCATCCGCCGCTTTCAGGAGCAGCGCGAACGGGCCGAGGCGCCGCAGCTGCCACTGGAGGGCGGCAGCGCCCCGGAGCCTGCCCCATCGGCGGAACGCTTCACCTTCGAAACCGACGCACGGGGCCTGATCCGTGAGGCGGAGGGCGTTCCGATCGGTGCCGTTGCGGGCGTATCAATTGCGCAAGAAGCCTATGAGGACGATCCCGGCCCGGACGCCTTTGCCGCCGCCGCCTTCCGCCAGCGCATGCCGATTTCAGGCGCGCGCATGCGTCTCACCGGCGCGCCGATGGTGTCGGGAGACTGGCGCATTCATGCCGGCCCAATGTTCGACGATCGCGATGGCCGCTTCTTGGGTTTCAAGGGCATGATGCGCCGTCCGCATGCCGCGGACGATGCCACTATCACGGTCCGCGGTACCGAGGATTCGGGCAGCGACCAGATGCGTCAGCTCGTCCACGAACTGCGCACGCCCTTGAACGCGATTATCGGCTTTGCAGAGATTATCGAACAGCAGCTGTTCGGGCCTGTTTCCTCCGCCTATCGCGCGCTTGCGACTAGCATTCTGGACGATGCGCGGCGGCTGCTTTCCGGTTTCGACGATCTCGATCTGGCCGCGCGGCTGGAGACCGGCAGGCTCGACGAAGACGAAGGCACGACGGAGGCGGGCTGGCTGCTAAACCGCATGGCGGACCGGCTGCGCACGCTTACCGATATGCGCGGCGTCTCTTTGCATTTGCGCAAGGCGGAAACCGTGCGCGCTTTTGCGCTGGGTCAGCAGTCGGCCGAGCGGATCGCGACGCGGCTGGTGAGCGCGCTGGTGATCGGTTGCGAGCGCGGTGAGCGGATCGATTGCGTTATCCGCACCCGCATCGGGATGGAGCCGGTAAACTTCATTGATATCTCGCGACCCAAGCGGCTCGCGGGCAAGACTGAGGAAGAGTTGCTCAGCACCGAAAGCGGTGCCGACGAGGCGGGTGAACCGCTGCTCGGCCTTGGCTTTTCATTGCGGTTGGTGCGCAATCTCGCGCAGGCGGCGGGCGGCGATTTACGTTTCGAAGAGGACTCGCTGCTACTGAGGCTTCCGGCCGTCAAGGAACGGCTCGGCCGCGAAGGTGCGGGCCGCCTCGACTGA
- a CDS encoding murein L,D-transpeptidase catalytic domain family protein, translating into MTIRSWTAISAGTLALMGGLALSVAVFPSAANTPDRETRVKLADEIRIAPAALRRSAVLERPAAVAPASVSKAAMRPAPASHPASIGGIPPKLLDRALSSLDRHRAELSQTARIGVVDYAEHSSKPRFYIVDLDARTATALRVTHGSGSDPDHDGYLDRFSDVDGSNATSRGAYRTAEVYDGKYGRAERLDGLDASNRTARDRAIVIHNAWYAEPGIVASQKKLGRSQGCFAFSAHDLPQVMRALPPGSLIYADKT; encoded by the coding sequence ATGACAATTCGCAGCTGGACCGCCATTTCCGCCGGAACGCTCGCCCTGATGGGCGGGCTGGCGCTAAGCGTCGCGGTATTTCCAAGCGCCGCAAACACGCCGGACCGGGAAACGCGCGTGAAGCTTGCTGACGAGATCCGGATCGCGCCTGCCGCGCTACGCCGTAGCGCGGTGCTGGAGCGTCCCGCCGCCGTTGCGCCAGCCTCTGTCTCGAAAGCTGCAATGCGCCCTGCACCCGCGTCCCATCCTGCCTCCATCGGCGGCATCCCGCCGAAACTGCTCGACCGCGCCCTGTCATCGCTTGACCGGCATCGCGCCGAGCTATCGCAGACCGCGCGCATCGGCGTTGTTGATTACGCCGAACATAGCAGCAAGCCGCGCTTTTACATCGTCGATCTCGATGCCCGCACCGCTACGGCGCTGCGCGTTACTCACGGCAGCGGATCCGATCCCGATCATGACGGTTATCTCGATCGCTTTTCGGATGTCGACGGTTCCAACGCCACCTCACGCGGGGCCTATCGAACGGCGGAAGTTTACGATGGCAAATATGGTCGCGCCGAGCGACTGGACGGGCTGGACGCCAGCAACCGCACCGCTCGCGACCGCGCGATCGTGATTCACAATGCGTGGTATGCCGAACCCGGCATCGTGGCGAGCCAGAAAAAGCTCGGCCGCAGCCAAGGCTGCTTCGCCTTTTCTGCGCACGACCTGCCGCAGGTGATGCGCGCGCTTCCGCCCGGAAGCCTGATTTACGCTGACAAGACCTGA
- a CDS encoding NAD(P)/FAD-dependent oxidoreductase, with amino-acid sequence MSETIECVVVGGGPAGLTAAIYLARFRRQVVVIDAGESRAAMIPTSHNHAGFPDGIAGEELLARMRAQAEKYGAEIRTGRVLDIAALGDGFQLDSDDGAITARAVLIATGVVNRRPPIAEADHDEALARGLLRYCPICDGYEASGQRIAVLGADGHGVAEALFLRRYSEDVTLLTLVEADLDQGDRADCERAGVAIETRPASAFAFDECVRVTFEDGGEERYDTLYPALGSNGNCELIDAMKVAQDEDGCVPTDRHQRLKVDGLYAAGDIVAALDQISVAMGHGAIAATAMHNDLRKKDGQTPR; translated from the coding sequence ATGAGCGAAACGATTGAATGCGTGGTAGTCGGCGGCGGGCCGGCGGGGTTGACGGCGGCAATCTATCTGGCGCGTTTCCGGCGGCAGGTGGTGGTGATCGATGCGGGCGAAAGCCGCGCGGCGATGATCCCGACGTCGCATAACCATGCCGGGTTTCCGGACGGAATAGCGGGTGAAGAACTGCTTGCCCGGATGCGCGCGCAGGCGGAGAAATATGGCGCCGAAATCCGTACCGGGCGTGTGCTGGACATCGCCGCGCTGGGTGACGGCTTTCAGCTGGACAGCGACGACGGTGCAATCACGGCGCGCGCCGTCCTGATCGCGACAGGCGTCGTCAATCGCCGCCCGCCCATTGCCGAGGCGGATCATGACGAAGCGCTTGCGCGCGGCCTGCTGCGCTATTGCCCGATCTGCGATGGCTATGAAGCTAGCGGCCAACGGATCGCCGTGCTGGGCGCAGACGGACACGGTGTGGCCGAAGCGCTGTTCCTGCGGCGGTATAGCGAAGACGTTACCCTGCTCACCTTGGTCGAGGCCGATCTAGATCAGGGCGACCGTGCCGATTGCGAGCGGGCGGGCGTCGCCATCGAAACACGCCCCGCTTCGGCCTTCGCGTTCGACGAATGCGTGCGCGTAACTTTCGAGGATGGCGGAGAGGAGCGCTACGACACGCTGTATCCCGCGCTCGGCTCCAACGGCAATTGTGAGCTGATCGATGCGATGAAGGTGGCTCAGGACGAGGACGGCTGCGTGCCGACCGACCGGCACCAGCGCTTGAAGGTCGACGGACTTTATGCCGCGGGCGATATCGTGGCCGCGCTGGACCAGATCAGTGTCGCCATGGGTCACGGCGCGATCGCCGCCACCGCGATGCACAATGATCTGCGCAAGAAGGACGGGCAAACCCCGCGCTGA
- a CDS encoding prolyl oligopeptidase family serine peptidase yields MAQTKDSTAPASAAANPDDPYIWLEEVRSDRAMDWVNAHNAETVKRLEADPRYQVNYDEALALAGAKDRIPMPSFLNGEIYNFWQDEEHLRGIWRKTSLADYRTADPSWTTVLDIDALGKAEGKSWVFKGADCLEPEERLCLISLSDGGEDATVTREFDLQTGRFVDGGFDLPRAKSAVTWEDQDHLLVATDWGGDDLTTSGYPYIVKRLARGQAMADAVEVYRGEKDDVGVFPGMVQDGSGNRLPTVVRAIDFFHSTTSVLTEDGAKALAIPEKANIAGMVDGHVIVSLDEDWTVNGKTFAAGSVVDLALADVKADPANLAPHLVWAPGPRDALEGVSTTQDRLLIATLENVRGRLWSYAPSRDGGWKAMQLDLPDNLSLGFGSTDEKSDEAFLVASGFTTPTTLYLSNAATGEIEEVKSLPAKFDAEGLVVEQLEATSSDGTKIPYFVVHRKDIPLDGNTPTLLNAYGGFQVSQTPYYSSNIGKLWLERGGAFALANIRGGGEFGPAWHEAGLGTKRQIIYDDFAAVGEDLIARKITSPKHLGIFGGSNGGLLMGVEMIQRPDLWNAVAIQVPLLDMIRISKIAAGASWQGEYGNVNTDPEAMAFWQKTSPYQNLERGADYPEPFIFTTTKDDRTGPQHARKFAARMEEYGLPFYYYENTEGGHGSGADIKQSARTNALTYTYFMEKLMGPPAGGTGEGAK; encoded by the coding sequence ATGGCACAAACCAAAGACAGCACCGCTCCGGCCTCTGCAGCCGCCAATCCCGACGATCCCTATATCTGGCTGGAAGAAGTGCGGTCGGATCGCGCGATGGACTGGGTGAACGCCCACAATGCCGAGACGGTGAAACGTCTGGAGGCGGACCCGCGCTATCAGGTGAATTATGACGAGGCGCTGGCGCTGGCAGGGGCAAAGGATCGCATCCCGATGCCGAGCTTCCTGAACGGCGAGATCTACAATTTCTGGCAGGACGAGGAGCATCTGCGCGGCATCTGGCGCAAGACGAGCCTTGCCGATTATCGCACGGCCGATCCAAGCTGGACAACCGTGCTCGACATTGATGCGCTGGGCAAGGCGGAGGGCAAATCCTGGGTGTTCAAGGGTGCCGACTGCCTGGAGCCTGAAGAACGTCTTTGCCTCATCAGCCTGTCCGACGGCGGTGAGGATGCGACCGTCACGCGCGAGTTCGATCTGCAGACGGGCCGTTTCGTGGACGGCGGCTTCGATCTGCCGCGCGCCAAATCCGCGGTCACCTGGGAAGATCAGGACCATCTGTTGGTGGCGACCGACTGGGGCGGCGATGATCTGACGACTTCGGGCTATCCCTATATCGTCAAGCGCCTCGCGCGCGGACAGGCCATGGCCGATGCGGTTGAGGTCTATCGCGGCGAGAAGGACGATGTCGGCGTGTTCCCCGGCATGGTACAGGACGGATCGGGCAACAGACTGCCTACGGTCGTGCGCGCGATCGATTTCTTCCACTCCACCACTTCCGTCCTTACCGAGGACGGCGCAAAGGCGCTCGCCATCCCTGAAAAGGCGAACATCGCCGGAATGGTCGACGGTCATGTGATCGTGAGCCTGGATGAGGACTGGACCGTGAACGGCAAGACCTTCGCCGCCGGTTCGGTGGTCGATCTGGCGCTTGCCGATGTGAAGGCCGATCCGGCCAATCTCGCCCCCCACCTCGTATGGGCACCGGGCCCGCGCGACGCGCTGGAAGGCGTCTCGACCACGCAGGATCGTCTGCTGATTGCGACGCTGGAAAATGTACGCGGGCGGCTGTGGTCCTACGCCCCTAGCCGCGATGGCGGCTGGAAAGCGATGCAGCTCGATCTGCCCGACAATCTCTCGCTCGGTTTCGGTTCGACCGACGAGAAATCGGACGAGGCGTTTCTGGTGGCCAGTGGTTTTACGACACCGACCACACTGTATCTTTCCAACGCCGCGACAGGTGAGATCGAGGAAGTCAAATCGCTTCCCGCGAAGTTCGATGCCGAAGGACTGGTCGTCGAACAGCTGGAGGCGACGTCCAGCGATGGCACGAAGATCCCCTATTTCGTGGTGCACCGGAAAGACATTCCGCTGGACGGCAACACCCCGACGCTACTGAACGCTTATGGCGGCTTCCAGGTGAGTCAGACGCCTTATTATTCGTCCAATATCGGCAAGCTATGGCTGGAACGCGGCGGCGCCTTTGCGCTCGCCAATATCCGTGGTGGCGGCGAGTTCGGCCCGGCCTGGCATGAGGCAGGCCTCGGCACCAAGCGCCAGATCATCTATGATGATTTTGCGGCAGTGGGCGAGGATCTTATCGCCCGCAAAATCACATCGCCGAAGCATCTTGGCATCTTCGGCGGCTCCAATGGCGGGCTGCTTATGGGCGTGGAGATGATCCAGCGGCCGGACCTTTGGAATGCCGTCGCTATCCAGGTGCCGCTGCTCGACATGATCCGCATCAGCAAGATCGCAGCGGGCGCGTCCTGGCAAGGCGAATATGGCAATGTGAACACCGATCCGGAGGCTATGGCCTTCTGGCAGAAAACTTCGCCCTATCAGAATCTGGAGCGCGGCGCGGACTATCCCGAACCGTTCATCTTCACCACCACCAAGGATGATCGCACCGGCCCCCAGCACGCCCGCAAATTCGCCGCGCGCATGGAGGAATATGGCCTGCCCTTCTATTATTATGAGAACACCGAAGGCGGCCACGGATCGGGCGCGGATATCAAGCAGTCCGCGCGCACCAACGCCCTCACCTATACCTATTTCATGGAAAAGCTGATGGGCCCGCCCGCCGGCGGCACCGGTGAAGGCGCAAAATAA
- a CDS encoding dienelactone hydrolase family protein, translating to MCERDDLNRMESAKRHDWSVNRRQFAALGSMAALAACTPGSSGMASTASLTEGMVSIPTADGTMDAFFVRPSSGKHPAILTWPDIAGLRDAFKVMARRLAGQGYAVLVANQYYRSGKAPMFSDFADFQANDGFAKAGEMRKLLGPDAIMRDAKAAIGWLDAREEVDTAKGAGTNGYCMGGPFTVYTAAAVPARVRAAASLHGGGLVKPDDPQSPHKLLDETKAAYLFAIAENDDEKAPGDKTALREAAAAANVPAEVEVYPADHGWTVIDSPSYDQSAAERAWGRMSELYRKNL from the coding sequence ATGTGCGAGCGCGACGATCTGAACCGGATGGAATCAGCCAAGCGCCATGACTGGTCGGTCAACCGCCGGCAGTTCGCGGCGCTCGGCAGCATGGCGGCGCTGGCGGCTTGTACTCCTGGCAGCAGCGGAATGGCTTCCACCGCTAGCCTGACCGAGGGCATGGTGAGCATACCCACGGCGGACGGCACGATGGATGCGTTTTTCGTGCGGCCCTCTTCCGGCAAACACCCGGCGATCCTGACGTGGCCGGACATTGCGGGCCTGCGTGATGCCTTCAAGGTGATGGCGCGCCGGCTGGCGGGGCAGGGCTATGCCGTGCTTGTCGCGAACCAATATTATCGCAGCGGGAAGGCGCCGATGTTCAGCGACTTCGCCGATTTCCAGGCCAATGACGGTTTTGCCAAGGCGGGCGAGATGCGCAAGCTGCTGGGGCCGGACGCGATCATGCGCGATGCCAAGGCGGCGATCGGCTGGCTCGATGCGCGTGAGGAAGTGGATACTGCCAAAGGCGCCGGCACCAATGGTTATTGCATGGGTGGGCCGTTCACCGTGTACACCGCCGCCGCAGTGCCGGCCCGCGTGCGCGCCGCTGCCTCGCTCCATGGCGGGGGGCTGGTGAAGCCGGACGATCCGCAAAGCCCGCACAAGCTGCTCGACGAAACCAAGGCCGCCTATCTGTTCGCGATCGCCGAGAATGACGATGAGAAGGCACCGGGCGACAAGACCGCGCTTCGCGAAGCTGCGGCGGCAGCGAATGTTCCTGCGGAGGTTGAGGTCTATCCTGCGGACCATGGCTGGACCGTCATCGACAGCCCGTCCTACGATCAGTCCGCCGCCGAGCGCGCCTGGGGCCGGATGAGCGAGCTGTATCGCAAAAACCTGTAG